One Phycisphaerae bacterium RAS2 DNA window includes the following coding sequences:
- the rsmA gene encoding Ribosomal RNA adenine dimethylase → MMSKQIDPFQTRTMLRETLAAAGLTPRKLYGQHFMIDRNLLEKLVDSAELTRDDVVLEVGAGTGSLTGHLAQRAGRVIAVEIDQRLAPIAADKLSGYDNVQLIVGDALARKSQIAPDVLTALRAAQAATGGPIKLVANLPYDIATSLVIDLLIGEPQMARLCFTVQDEVARRFLGKPDSDDYGPVSILTDILAKGRRVAKAPPQAFWPEPKVDSALVRLDVLGAADSKFTMAQPERIGFAGLVRHCFQYRRKTLGSIARKSPWADRLPDALTELKIDLKARPETLAPQQWRDLFRCVSSGAGG, encoded by the coding sequence ATGATGTCTAAACAGATCGATCCCTTTCAAACCAGAACCATGTTGCGGGAGACGCTTGCCGCCGCCGGCCTGACGCCGCGTAAACTCTACGGCCAGCATTTCATGATCGACCGCAATTTGCTGGAAAAGCTCGTCGACTCCGCCGAGCTGACGCGCGACGACGTCGTGCTGGAGGTCGGCGCGGGCACCGGAAGCCTGACCGGGCACCTCGCGCAGCGCGCCGGCCGGGTCATCGCTGTCGAGATCGACCAGAGGCTGGCTCCGATCGCGGCGGACAAACTCTCGGGATATGACAACGTGCAGTTGATCGTCGGCGACGCGCTCGCGCGCAAGTCGCAGATCGCGCCCGATGTGCTGACGGCGCTTCGCGCAGCACAGGCTGCCACCGGCGGGCCGATCAAACTTGTTGCGAATCTGCCATACGACATTGCGACGTCGCTTGTGATCGACCTGCTCATTGGCGAGCCGCAAATGGCGAGGCTCTGTTTCACGGTTCAGGACGAGGTCGCCCGGCGGTTTCTCGGCAAACCCGATTCCGATGATTACGGCCCGGTGAGCATTCTGACGGACATATTGGCGAAGGGGCGGCGCGTCGCCAAGGCCCCACCGCAGGCCTTCTGGCCCGAGCCAAAGGTGGACAGCGCGCTGGTGCGATTGGACGTGCTAGGAGCCGCCGACTCGAAGTTCACCATGGCGCAGCCGGAGCGAATCGGCTTCGCCGGGCTCGTACGGCACTGCTTTCAGTACCGCCGCAAGACCCTGGGCAGCATTGCACGGAAATCACCCTGGGCGGATCGATTGCCGGACGCGTTAACGGAATTAAAGATTGATCTGAAGGCCCGACCGGAGACGCTCGCACCGCAACAATGGCGCGACCTGTTTCGATGTGTATCGAGTGGTGCCGGCGGCTGA
- the polA gene encoding DNA polymerase I, whose product MSKSTLYLIDGHSQIYRAYYAPFGNLTSPTGEPTRAIHVFVQMLLNLLRDRKPTYLAMALDVSDETVFRVDVDPTYKAHRDPPPEDLPPQIDRIISIVSAMGVPILRMNRFEADDLLATLAARHAGPELDVYFVSRDKDLDQLLNDYIRLYDPTKDIEIDAAAVLVEKGYGPELAVEAQMLMGDSTDNVVGVHGVGPKKAAQLLQKYGSVAEIIAHADDLTPKLRENILAFRDRMELVRQLVTLRRDVPIEFDLAAADTTRFNPAAAGPLLRELGLNRLLERIGAANATAKSQATPASTTTTHSEPARVEQEAPKNPPPEIRLNEAAGTLFDMLPAQPSSARYQLVDTDEALLGLAERLTRAGAFAFDTETTALNPSAAKLVGISVAWADGEAAYVPVMGVGRTMPLETVRGALGPIFADAQIKKCGQNLKYDLTVLHGAGFEVHGVEFDSMIASFVLDSTRRSHGIDALAADLLGIRKIATHELIGSGKNQTTFDQLPTDRVCEYAAEDADVAWRLRNVLGARLTDPELRHLFDQIEMPLVEVLARVEQAGVALDKPLLAKMGEQLAARMTTLEHAIHDAAGRPFNINSTQQLAEVLFDERKLPVIKRTKTLRSTDADVLEQLAEQHDDPIPKLLLEYRELTKLKGTYVDSLPEMINPRTGRVHPSFHQTGAVTGRLSCSDPNLQNIPIRTELGAAIRRAFVPGDADSVLVKADYSQIELRVLAHFCKDENLIAAFREDRDIHAFVAAQLAGVPIDQVTKDQRARAKTVNFGIVYGQSAFGLARQTGMSQTEAKAFIEQYFARYPRIRAFLNECIAHAKRHGFVKTMLGRRRAITDIASRNPSARAAAERFAVNTVVQGTAADLIKLAMIRIDRRIREERRPSRMILQVHDELVFEVPKRRLHAEAEMIAGEMSAALALDVPIKVDVAAGPNWLDVSGIS is encoded by the coding sequence ATGTCCAAGTCAACGCTTTACCTGATTGACGGGCACTCGCAGATCTACCGGGCTTACTACGCGCCTTTTGGAAACCTGACCAGCCCGACCGGCGAACCGACTCGCGCGATCCACGTCTTCGTGCAAATGCTGCTCAATCTTCTGCGCGATCGCAAGCCGACTTACCTCGCCATGGCGCTTGATGTCAGCGATGAAACCGTCTTCCGCGTGGACGTTGATCCGACCTACAAAGCGCACCGCGACCCGCCGCCCGAGGACTTGCCGCCGCAGATCGACCGCATCATTTCCATCGTTTCGGCGATGGGCGTTCCCATCCTGCGCATGAACCGCTTCGAGGCGGACGACCTCCTCGCCACGCTCGCCGCGCGACACGCCGGACCGGAGCTTGACGTCTACTTTGTCAGCCGCGACAAGGACCTTGACCAGTTGTTGAATGATTACATTCGTCTCTACGACCCGACCAAGGACATCGAGATCGATGCCGCCGCAGTTCTCGTCGAAAAGGGTTACGGCCCGGAACTGGCGGTCGAGGCCCAGATGCTGATGGGCGACAGCACCGACAACGTGGTCGGCGTTCACGGAGTCGGCCCGAAGAAGGCCGCCCAGCTACTTCAGAAGTACGGCAGCGTCGCCGAGATCATCGCACACGCTGATGACCTGACTCCCAAGCTGCGCGAGAACATCCTCGCGTTTCGAGATCGAATGGAGTTGGTGCGCCAATTGGTCACGCTTCGCCGCGACGTGCCGATTGAATTCGACCTTGCCGCCGCCGATACGACGCGATTCAACCCCGCCGCCGCCGGGCCGCTGCTGCGCGAGCTGGGGCTGAATCGACTGCTGGAGCGAATCGGCGCGGCAAATGCGACGGCGAAGTCACAGGCGACGCCTGCATCGACAACAACGACCCATTCAGAGCCGGCTCGTGTCGAGCAGGAAGCACCGAAGAATCCCCCGCCGGAAATTCGCTTGAACGAAGCCGCCGGTACGCTCTTTGACATGCTGCCCGCGCAACCATCCAGCGCGCGCTACCAACTTGTCGACACCGACGAAGCGCTGCTCGGACTCGCCGAACGCCTCACGCGCGCCGGCGCGTTCGCCTTCGACACGGAAACGACCGCACTGAACCCATCCGCCGCAAAACTCGTCGGCATCAGCGTCGCCTGGGCCGATGGCGAAGCTGCCTACGTTCCAGTGATGGGAGTCGGACGCACGATGCCGCTCGAAACAGTGCGCGGCGCGCTGGGGCCGATCTTCGCCGACGCACAGATCAAGAAATGCGGACAGAATCTGAAATACGACTTGACGGTGCTGCACGGGGCGGGGTTTGAAGTGCACGGCGTCGAGTTCGATTCGATGATCGCCAGCTTTGTGCTCGATTCCACGCGCCGCTCGCACGGTATCGACGCCCTCGCCGCCGACCTGCTCGGCATCCGCAAGATCGCGACGCATGAATTGATTGGCAGCGGGAAGAATCAGACGACGTTCGACCAACTCCCCACCGACCGCGTCTGCGAATACGCCGCCGAGGACGCCGACGTAGCGTGGCGTCTGCGCAATGTGCTCGGCGCGCGACTGACCGACCCAGAACTTAGGCACCTATTCGACCAAATCGAAATGCCGCTCGTTGAAGTTCTCGCCCGCGTGGAACAAGCCGGCGTCGCCCTCGATAAACCGCTGCTCGCAAAAATGGGCGAGCAACTGGCCGCGCGAATGACCACGCTCGAGCACGCCATCCACGACGCCGCCGGCCGGCCCTTCAACATCAACAGCACGCAGCAACTGGCCGAGGTGCTCTTCGACGAACGCAAGCTACCCGTCATCAAGCGAACCAAGACGCTGCGTTCGACCGATGCCGACGTGCTGGAACAACTCGCCGAGCAACACGACGACCCGATCCCAAAGCTGCTCCTCGAATACCGCGAACTGACCAAGCTCAAGGGCACTTACGTCGACAGCCTCCCCGAGATGATCAACCCGCGCACCGGCCGCGTGCATCCGTCGTTCCATCAGACCGGCGCGGTCACCGGCCGCCTCTCGTGCAGCGACCCGAACCTGCAGAACATTCCGATTCGAACGGAATTGGGGGCCGCCATTCGGCGCGCGTTCGTGCCGGGCGATGCCGACTCGGTGCTCGTCAAGGCCGATTATTCCCAAATTGAGTTGCGCGTGCTGGCGCACTTTTGCAAGGACGAGAATCTCATCGCCGCGTTTCGCGAAGATCGCGACATTCACGCCTTCGTCGCCGCGCAGCTTGCCGGCGTACCGATTGATCAGGTCACCAAGGACCAGCGCGCTCGCGCCAAGACCGTCAACTTCGGCATCGTGTACGGCCAGTCCGCCTTCGGCCTCGCGCGGCAGACGGGAATGTCGCAGACCGAGGCCAAGGCGTTTATCGAGCAGTATTTCGCCCGCTATCCGCGCATCCGCGCGTTTCTCAACGAGTGCATTGCGCACGCGAAAAGGCACGGCTTCGTGAAGACGATGCTCGGTCGCCGTCGCGCGATCACGGACATTGCCAGTCGCAATCCCTCGGCCCGCGCCGCCGCCGAACGCTTCGCCGTCAACACCGTCGTGCAGGGCACCGCCGCCGACCTCATCAAACTGGCGATGATCCGCATCGACCGGCGTATTCGAGAAGAGCGACGGCCGTCGCGAATGATCCTTCAAGTCCACGACGAACTGGTCTTCGAAGTGCCGAAGCGCAGGTTGCACGCCGAGGCTGAAATGATCGCCGGAGAAATGTCCGCCGCGCTGGCGCTGGACGTGCCGATCAAAGTCGATGTCGCCGCGGGGCCGAACTGGTTGGATGTGTCTGGGATTTCGTAG
- a CDS encoding Transposase IS200 like protein has protein sequence MPEYKRAFSPGGTFFFTVVTARRRPILISPPALQALRSAMRETMDQRPFSIDAIVILPDHLHCIWSLPPGDADFAIRWRFIKSRFTRKFLAGGGREAVRSKSRVAHGERGVWQRRYWEHTIRDETSFFALCDYIHYNPVKHGVATCPHKWPHSSFAQFVREHRYTKTWNCACESNRRPVDFDEIEALVGE, from the coding sequence ATGCCGGAATACAAGCGGGCCTTCTCACCTGGCGGCACGTTTTTCTTTACCGTTGTTACCGCGCGTCGACGGCCTATCCTCATTTCGCCTCCTGCGTTGCAAGCACTTCGATCCGCCATGCGCGAGACCATGGATCAACGCCCTTTCTCAATCGACGCTATCGTGATTCTCCCGGATCATTTGCATTGCATCTGGTCATTGCCGCCCGGCGACGCCGACTTCGCTATTCGCTGGCGTTTCATCAAATCCCGATTCACGCGGAAGTTCCTTGCTGGGGGCGGCCGCGAGGCGGTTCGCAGCAAATCGCGCGTGGCGCACGGCGAACGCGGTGTCTGGCAACGCCGCTATTGGGAACACACGATTAGAGATGAGACAAGTTTCTTTGCCCTATGCGATTACATTCATTACAATCCGGTCAAACACGGTGTCGCCACATGCCCGCACAAATGGCCCCATTCGAGCTTTGCGCAGTTTGTCCGTGAACACCGATACACCAAAACATGGAATTGCGCGTGCGAATCCAATCGGCGGCCAGTGGATTTCGACGAGATCGAAGCGCTTGTCGGTGAATAG